Proteins co-encoded in one Kutzneria chonburiensis genomic window:
- a CDS encoding ATP-binding protein, whose amino-acid sequence MLRVRVLGGVSATCDGRLTPEPGSRRAVALLGWLALHPGLRSRAEVAAALWPDVVDASARQSMRSALWSLRQVLPDEALLTTRDRVGLHADVDVDVREFDALVAAGDVAAALDVDAGELLAGLDDEWALIARDEHRARVGALLRGLVDTTDDRRQAVAWARRAVELDPLSEESARLLMTSLAAAGDNPAALAVYRTLGDRLRRALRVSPAEETWRLAESIRTRAAAGPATRTRAGLLPLVGRDRELAALATAWTATRAGHGGMALVHGEPGIGKTRLIAQLVETAGAATVAVGAAPELPGPPLALWVDVCGALLRRLDRLPNAPWVAALAPLLPAHVPPDPVVVAPALEQARLAEAVVALITECARREPVLLVIEDVHAADDASLAMLAHVVRRAAEGRTLVVVTRRTRPRRDRLDALEQASRQNGLLRTDIALVRLDTRAIARLARLVGELDDDAVGAVVRGADGNPLLAVEAARALAGGDQMPAGLRGAVRAAMARLTEPVRELVRTLAVAGRDVDLAVAARLAGVELATTLAPAEDQGLLECTGERVRFRHALLREAVYADLPAAERVERHLRAADVLRGEQDPAGAAAHLRAAGHLHDAGALLLEAAAQARAVGAHAEATELLEEAHAALPDDPAPALELADVLAWRGRAADARAVFAAALPLIERHGDPAAIADAHLRFAEWHYSPSCEPRVAVEACHRALAVMDGAGVDLLELRCRILAIDAWCESIGGDLDEVDRVLDRLRDLAGDEPNDPELAAAVARARSFALLRRGSFADAVSPGLHAGELAELASRPDLAYTGFFNAAFALALSDDLVGALGVLDRILAAVRGHGLLALEARILVARAWVLVRLRRLADAAEAAAQARRTADRLDAPDLQAFVDGERGRVALRAGDLTAARDLLGAALARPDAGIGRPLARLQRAEALARLGALDDAEAEVMATALEPVKAGDWPDTLVARMAAVEGLIAVGRGDTVLARRRLTEAADGWRRRLSPAQLGQRMTEVMVDLGRPIIGAVIPSEELAVVEADLARLGVVSEV is encoded by the coding sequence ATGCTCCGCGTGCGGGTGCTCGGCGGTGTGTCCGCCACATGCGACGGGCGGCTGACCCCCGAACCCGGGAGTCGGCGCGCGGTGGCCCTGCTCGGCTGGCTCGCCTTGCACCCCGGACTGCGCTCGCGAGCCGAGGTGGCAGCGGCCCTGTGGCCGGACGTCGTCGACGCCAGCGCGCGACAGAGCATGCGCAGTGCGCTGTGGTCGCTGCGCCAGGTGCTGCCGGATGAGGCCTTGCTGACCACACGCGACCGCGTCGGGCTGCACGCGGATGTCGATGTGGACGTGCGCGAGTTCGACGCCCTGGTCGCCGCGGGCGACGTGGCCGCGGCCCTCGATGTGGACGCCGGTGAACTGCTCGCCGGGCTCGACGACGAGTGGGCGCTCATCGCTCGTGACGAGCACCGGGCCCGCGTCGGCGCGCTGCTGCGCGGGCTCGTGGACACCACCGACGACCGGCGGCAGGCGGTGGCGTGGGCACGGCGCGCGGTCGAGCTCGATCCGCTGTCGGAGGAGTCGGCCCGGCTGCTCATGACGTCGCTCGCGGCGGCGGGTGACAACCCGGCGGCCTTGGCGGTCTATCGCACACTGGGCGATCGGTTGCGCCGTGCGCTGCGGGTCTCGCCGGCCGAGGAGACGTGGCGGTTGGCCGAGAGCATCCGCACCCGCGCTGCCGCCGGTCCGGCGACGAGGACACGAGCCGGGCTCCTGCCGCTGGTCGGCCGCGACCGCGAGCTGGCTGCGCTGGCCACGGCCTGGACGGCAACGCGCGCCGGCCATGGCGGCATGGCGCTGGTCCACGGCGAGCCGGGCATCGGCAAGACCCGGCTGATCGCGCAGCTGGTCGAGACCGCGGGTGCCGCGACCGTCGCCGTCGGTGCGGCCCCCGAGCTCCCCGGACCGCCGCTCGCCCTCTGGGTCGACGTCTGCGGCGCGCTGCTGCGCCGGCTCGACCGCCTGCCGAACGCGCCGTGGGTGGCCGCGCTCGCGCCGTTGCTGCCGGCGCACGTGCCGCCTGACCCTGTCGTGGTGGCGCCGGCCCTCGAGCAGGCCCGACTGGCCGAAGCCGTCGTCGCCCTCATCACGGAGTGCGCCCGGCGCGAGCCGGTACTCCTGGTGATCGAGGACGTCCACGCCGCCGACGACGCCAGCCTGGCCATGCTCGCCCACGTGGTTCGCCGGGCCGCCGAGGGACGCACGCTCGTCGTCGTCACCCGCCGAACGCGGCCCCGACGCGACCGTCTCGACGCCCTGGAGCAGGCCAGCCGCCAGAACGGACTGCTGCGCACCGACATCGCCCTGGTCCGGCTCGACACGAGGGCCATCGCGCGGCTGGCCCGACTGGTCGGCGAGCTGGACGACGACGCCGTGGGCGCGGTGGTGCGGGGCGCCGACGGCAATCCGCTGCTCGCGGTCGAGGCGGCGCGCGCGCTGGCCGGCGGTGATCAGATGCCGGCCGGCCTGCGCGGCGCGGTCCGTGCCGCGATGGCGCGGCTGACCGAACCCGTCAGGGAGCTGGTACGGACGCTGGCCGTCGCCGGGCGCGACGTCGACCTCGCCGTCGCCGCCCGACTCGCCGGTGTCGAGCTCGCCACCACCCTCGCCCCCGCGGAGGACCAGGGGCTGCTGGAGTGCACGGGCGAGCGAGTGCGGTTCCGCCACGCCCTGCTGCGCGAGGCCGTCTACGCCGATCTGCCGGCGGCCGAGCGGGTCGAGCGGCACCTGCGCGCCGCGGACGTGCTGCGTGGGGAGCAGGACCCGGCCGGCGCCGCCGCCCATCTACGGGCCGCCGGTCACCTGCACGACGCCGGTGCCCTGCTGCTCGAGGCCGCGGCCCAGGCGCGAGCGGTCGGCGCGCACGCCGAGGCGACCGAGCTGCTCGAAGAGGCCCACGCCGCGCTGCCGGACGATCCGGCACCGGCGCTCGAGCTCGCCGACGTCCTGGCCTGGCGCGGTCGTGCCGCCGACGCCCGCGCCGTGTTCGCGGCCGCGCTCCCGCTGATCGAACGCCACGGCGATCCGGCGGCGATCGCAGATGCGCACCTGCGCTTCGCCGAGTGGCACTACTCCCCAAGCTGCGAGCCGCGCGTAGCCGTCGAGGCGTGCCACCGCGCGCTCGCCGTGATGGACGGCGCCGGCGTCGACCTGCTCGAGCTGCGCTGCCGCATCCTCGCCATCGACGCGTGGTGCGAATCCATCGGCGGCGACCTGGACGAGGTCGACCGCGTTCTGGACCGTCTGCGCGACCTCGCCGGGGACGAGCCGAACGACCCCGAGCTGGCCGCGGCGGTGGCGCGGGCCCGCTCGTTCGCGCTGCTGCGGCGTGGGAGCTTCGCGGACGCCGTGAGCCCCGGTCTGCACGCCGGCGAGCTGGCCGAACTCGCCTCCCGGCCCGACCTCGCCTACACCGGATTCTTCAACGCGGCCTTCGCGCTCGCCTTGTCCGACGACCTGGTCGGCGCCCTTGGCGTCCTGGACCGCATCCTGGCCGCCGTGCGTGGGCACGGGCTGTTGGCGCTCGAAGCCCGGATCCTGGTGGCGCGGGCCTGGGTCCTGGTGCGACTGCGGCGTCTGGCCGATGCGGCCGAGGCAGCCGCCCAGGCCCGACGCACCGCCGACCGCCTCGACGCCCCCGACCTCCAGGCCTTCGTCGACGGCGAGCGCGGTCGGGTCGCGCTGCGAGCCGGCGACCTCACCGCCGCCCGCGACCTGCTCGGCGCCGCGCTGGCCCGGCCGGACGCCGGGATCGGCCGGCCGCTCGCGCGGTTGCAGCGCGCCGAGGCGCTGGCCCGGCTCGGTGCGCTGGACGATGCCGAGGCGGAGGTGATGGCGACGGCGCTCGAACCGGTCAAGGCGGGCGACTGGCCGGACACGCTGGTGGCGCGCATGGCGGCGGTCGAGGGCCTCATCGCCGTCGGGCGCGGTGACACCGTGCTGGCCCGCCGCCGGCTCACCGAAGCCGCCGACGGGTGGCGGCGGCGGCTCAGCCCGGCCCAGCTCGGGCAGCGGATGACCGAGGTGATGGTCGACCTGGGGCGGCCGATCATCGGCGCCGTGATCCCCTCGGAGGAACTGGCCGTGGTCGAGGCCGATCTCGCCCGGCTCGGCGTCGTGTCGGAGGTGTGA
- a CDS encoding SRPBCC family protein — MPDFDDQTTTSASAVAVWKILYDPLRFPEWWSGMATVRPGDAKGGTAEVTMWPEGYPDFPMPQHVAATAEQRRVVVSCTISDLVFEWRLEPVGPGTRIAVHVEIPEREAARLATQREIIGSALRRLAALAESA; from the coding sequence GTGCCGGACTTCGACGACCAGACCACCACGAGCGCCTCAGCGGTCGCCGTGTGGAAGATCCTCTACGACCCGCTGCGGTTCCCGGAGTGGTGGTCGGGCATGGCGACCGTCCGCCCCGGCGATGCGAAGGGCGGCACCGCCGAGGTCACCATGTGGCCGGAGGGCTACCCGGACTTCCCGATGCCCCAGCACGTCGCCGCCACCGCCGAGCAGCGGCGCGTCGTCGTCTCGTGCACGATCTCCGACCTGGTGTTCGAGTGGCGCCTCGAGCCGGTGGGCCCGGGCACCCGCATCGCCGTGCACGTCGAGATCCCGGAGCGCGAGGCGGCGCGGTTGGCGACGCAGCGCGAGATCATCGGGTCCGCGCTGCGCCGCCTGGCCGCACTGGCCGAGTCGGCCTGA
- a CDS encoding class I SAM-dependent methyltransferase: MTSTVPAPTQAQIEEFLGKFVVDMGAAVAGATVILGDRLGLYRAVAARQPATPAEVAAESGLDERYVTEWLRGQAAGGYVDYDASAGTFALTPAQSACLADPDSPTYLPGAFQVVRSAYLDVDRVETAYRTGSGLGWHEHHADLFEGTERFFRPGYAANLVSAWIPALTGVEAKLLAGARVADVGCGHGASTLIMAEAYPRSTFVGFDYHQASIDRARELAAAAGLSDRVRFEVAGAADYPGDGYDLVAMFDCLHDMGDPAGAARHVRSTLAPDGSWLIVEPNAGDDLTDNLNPVGRIFYSASTLICVPASRAQDGGACLGAQAGPARIEAAVRQGGFTGFHTATSTPFNLIFEATP; this comes from the coding sequence ATGACCAGCACCGTCCCCGCGCCGACGCAGGCGCAGATCGAGGAGTTCCTGGGCAAATTCGTCGTCGACATGGGAGCGGCGGTCGCGGGCGCGACGGTCATCCTCGGCGACCGCCTGGGCCTGTACCGCGCGGTGGCGGCGCGGCAGCCGGCCACCCCGGCCGAGGTCGCCGCCGAGTCCGGGCTCGACGAGCGGTACGTGACGGAGTGGCTGCGCGGTCAGGCGGCCGGCGGCTACGTGGACTACGACGCGTCGGCGGGGACGTTCGCGCTGACGCCGGCCCAGTCGGCCTGCCTGGCCGATCCCGACAGCCCGACGTACCTCCCGGGTGCGTTCCAGGTGGTCCGCTCCGCCTACCTGGACGTGGACCGGGTGGAGACCGCGTACCGCACCGGCAGCGGTCTCGGCTGGCACGAGCACCACGCCGACCTGTTCGAAGGCACCGAGCGGTTCTTCCGGCCCGGCTATGCGGCGAACCTGGTGAGCGCGTGGATCCCGGCGCTGACCGGCGTGGAGGCGAAGTTGCTTGCCGGCGCGCGGGTCGCGGACGTCGGCTGCGGGCACGGCGCCTCGACGCTGATCATGGCTGAGGCCTACCCACGCTCGACGTTCGTGGGCTTCGACTACCACCAGGCCTCGATCGACCGGGCCCGGGAGCTGGCCGCCGCGGCCGGGCTGTCCGACCGGGTGCGTTTCGAGGTCGCGGGCGCCGCCGACTACCCCGGCGACGGGTACGACCTCGTCGCCATGTTCGACTGCCTGCACGACATGGGCGACCCGGCGGGCGCGGCCCGGCACGTCCGGTCGACGCTGGCCCCGGACGGCAGCTGGCTGATCGTGGAACCCAACGCCGGCGACGACCTGACCGACAACCTCAACCCGGTCGGACGCATCTTCTACTCGGCATCGACGCTGATCTGCGTGCCGGCGTCACGCGCGCAGGACGGCGGCGCGTGCCTGGGTGCGCAGGCGGGCCCGGCCCGCATCGAGGCGGCCGTCAGACAGGGCGGATTCACCGGTTTCCACACGGCGACGAGCACGCCGTTCAACCTGATCTTCGAAGCCACCCCGTAG
- a CDS encoding SGNH/GDSL hydrolase family protein, with the protein MRKPLWWPAPLVAAAVIGLAATTVALPSGQPAAASRWVDTWTAMPQLTEPGNMPPPPFTQPNLVLANSTVRQTVHVTTGGRQLRLQLSNAFGGTDLPVTAVSVALPADGKAGVSAIKPDTSRTVTFAGQPSVTIPVGALAVSDPVDLPLAPQANLTVTLYLATGQASSNITSHPGSRTTSYLVAGNHLADADLSGATPVDHWYFISAVEVASDPHAAGVAIVGDSITDGRGSTTNGNDRWPDELSARLQGSGVSVLNQAAGGNRVLHDGLGPNAVGRFDRDVLAQDGINWAIVFEGVNDIGTATADPTTQHQVVQNLMVAYQQMVTRAHSHGIRVYGVTITPFGGNSYDDPTGYREAARQSFNTWIRTSHAFDAVVDFDRVARDPAHPTQLLPAYDTGDHLHLNPAGYRALGQAVPLGLFR; encoded by the coding sequence ATGAGAAAGCCACTGTGGTGGCCCGCTCCGCTCGTCGCCGCAGCGGTGATCGGCCTCGCGGCGACGACCGTCGCCCTGCCGTCCGGGCAGCCCGCTGCCGCGTCGCGCTGGGTGGACACATGGACGGCGATGCCGCAGCTCACCGAGCCGGGCAACATGCCGCCGCCACCGTTCACCCAGCCGAATCTCGTGCTGGCCAACAGCACGGTGCGGCAGACGGTCCACGTGACGACCGGCGGACGGCAGCTGCGGCTCCAGCTGTCCAACGCGTTCGGCGGGACCGACCTGCCCGTCACCGCCGTCTCGGTTGCGCTCCCGGCCGACGGCAAGGCCGGTGTGAGCGCGATCAAGCCCGACACCAGCCGGACGGTGACCTTCGCCGGCCAGCCCTCGGTCACGATCCCGGTCGGGGCACTGGCCGTCTCCGACCCCGTCGACCTCCCGCTGGCACCGCAGGCGAACCTCACCGTCACGCTCTACCTGGCCACCGGCCAGGCGTCCTCGAACATCACCTCGCACCCCGGCTCCCGCACGACCTCCTACCTGGTGGCGGGCAACCACCTGGCCGACGCCGACCTGTCGGGCGCGACCCCGGTCGACCACTGGTACTTCATCAGCGCGGTGGAGGTGGCCTCCGACCCGCACGCCGCGGGCGTGGCGATCGTGGGCGACTCGATCACCGATGGCCGGGGCTCCACCACCAACGGCAACGACCGGTGGCCGGACGAGTTGTCGGCACGGCTGCAAGGCAGCGGTGTCTCGGTGCTCAACCAGGCGGCCGGTGGCAACCGCGTCCTGCATGACGGACTCGGTCCCAACGCCGTCGGCCGGTTCGACCGCGATGTCCTGGCCCAGGACGGAATCAACTGGGCAATCGTGTTCGAGGGCGTCAACGACATCGGCACCGCCACCGCGGATCCGACCACGCAGCACCAGGTCGTCCAGAACCTCATGGTCGCGTACCAGCAGATGGTCACCCGCGCCCACTCACACGGCATCCGGGTCTACGGCGTGACGATCACGCCGTTCGGCGGCAACTCCTATGACGACCCGACCGGGTATCGCGAGGCCGCACGGCAGAGCTTCAACACCTGGATCCGCACCAGCCACGCGTTCGACGCCGTCGTCGACTTCGACCGCGTAGCCCGAGATCCTGCCCACCCTACGCAGCTGCTGCCGGCGTACGACACCGGCGATCACCTGCACCTGAACCCGGCCGGCTACCGCGCGCTGGGCCAGGCCGTCCCGTTGGGGCTCTTCCGGTGA